The Ignicoccus hospitalis KIN4/I genome includes the window ACCCTCTCGGTGAGGGTGTAGCCGGGGAGGACGGAGTTGAACGTAATCCCCTTCCCGGCGTACTCCTTAACCAAGGTCTTCATTAAGCCCGCTATCCCGACCCTAACCGCGTTGGAGAGCACCAAGCCCTCCAAGGGCATCTTTATGGCCACGCTAGTTATGTAAACTACCCTCCCCCACCCCCTCTCTACCATCTCCGGGAGGACCAGCTTGGTCAAGTGGGCGGCACTCTCCAGCAAGAGCTTATACGCTTCTTCCCAGTCCTCCAAGGTCGTCTCCTCGAAGGCCTTGGCAGGGGGGCCGCCGGAGTTGAAGACGAAGACGTCCACCCCGCCGAGGGCCTTCCTGGCCTCCCCCACCAGCCTCTCCCTGTCCTCCTTGGACCTCAAGTCCGCCGTAGTCCCCCGGACCTCGCCCAAGGGGGAGAGCTCCTCCAAGGCTCTTTTGACGTTCTCCTCCCTCCTGGAGCTTATGAACACCTTCGCGCCCTCCTTTAGGAACTCCCTCGCCACAGCGAGGCCTATGCCCTTAGTGGAGGCCGTGACCAAGACCCTCTTGCCCGCCAGCCCCAAGTCCACGGGGGGCACCGCTCACTTCAGTATAACCACCTTAGTTAAGTCCTCCGCGGCGTAGGAGCGGGGGAAGACCCTCCTAGCCTCCTCCAAGTGCCTCCTCAAGTCCTTGTACCTAGCGGAGAAGTGGACCATCAAGAGCTGCTTGACCCCGGCCCTAGCCGCTGCCGTCGCCGCGTCCTCCGCGGTGGAGTGCCCCCTGTCGTGGGCCTCCTCCTTTAACTCCTTGGTGAAGGTGGCCTCGTGGACCAATAAGTCAGCCCCCTCGGCCTCTTCCACCAGCCTCTCGCAAGGAGCCGTGTCGCCGCTGTAGACCACCTTTATCCTCTCGCCCTCGAACGTGAAGTCCTCGTACTTGAACACCCTCCCCTCCCAGACCACGTCCTCCCCGCGCTGGAGCCTCCCCCAGAGCCTCTTGGGCAGCCCCTCCCTTTCCAACACGTCTGCCCTCACCTTCCTCTTGGAAGCGGTCTCCACCGACACGCCGAAGGCGGGGACCGTGTGATTCACTGGAAACACCTTTAACTTCAAGTTCCTATAAGTTATTTCTGCATCCCTAAGGACTTCCACTACCTTTATCGGGTAAGGGGGGTAGAAGTAAGTGAGCTCAAAGGACGAGAGGAGGAAGTCCTTCAACCCCTTGGGTCCTATCACCAGCAGCTCGTCCCTCCTGGAGGCCATGGCCATGGTCTGGAGCAGGCCCGGGAGGCCGAGGACGTGGTCCCCGTGGAGGTGGGAGACGAAGACTACCTTTATCCTCGAGAAGCTTATCTTGGCCTTCATGAGCTGGAACTGCGTCCCCTCGCCGCAGTCCAAGAGCGCCCCAACCCCTTCGTACTCGAAGTAGTGGGCTGGCAGGGCCCTCTCGGGGGCCGGGGAGGCGGCGCCGCTGCCCAGCACTACGAACCTCGCCCTCTTCAAAGCCCCTTTCCTTTGAAAGGGGGAGCGGAAGGCCCCCTTATGGGGGATGCCCGAATGCACCTCCTCCGAGGGGTGAGGAGAAGGTAAGGAGGGGGACCCTTAGCACCTAAGCGCGGGCTCCAGCGCGTTCTCGGCCAAGACGTCCGTGTTCAACACTAATGGGTCGTCAGTGCCTAGGAGGACCCTCAAGCCCTTTGAGACGAAGCACCCGAGCGGGTGAACCCCGGGCTTCAAGACTATGATCATGTTAGAGGTGGAGCACGTCTCTATGATAACCTCCCTCTTCTTTCCTGAACGCCTTATGGAGTTCTTCAAGCGCTGAGGCCTCTGAAGGGTTGACGTCCTGCAAGGTTTGGCGTAGAGAACCTCGCTACAGCACTACAACGCAAAGGTTTTCTATAAATAAGCTTTCGGAGGATATCATACCTGCAAGACCCAATTCAAAGCGGCTTTTAGAGCTTCTTTGTACGCATCCTCGATGTTATCAAAGGTCCTCGGTCCTTGAGGCGTCATGACGCCGTAGAGGACCGGCGGGCAGAAGCGGCCCACGTTCCTCCTTCCCCGTCCGATCAACACTTCCTTTACCGCCACGAACCTCCTGTCGCACGAGATTCTGGGCTTCCCGCCG containing:
- the rnz gene encoding ribonuclease Z, which produces MKRARFVVLGSGAASPAPERALPAHYFEYEGVGALLDCGEGTQFQLMKAKISFSRIKVVFVSHLHGDHVLGLPGLLQTMAMASRRDELLVIGPKGLKDFLLSSFELTYFYPPYPIKVVEVLRDAEITYRNLKLKVFPVNHTVPAFGVSVETASKRKVRADVLEREGLPKRLWGRLQRGEDVVWEGRVFKYEDFTFEGERIKVVYSGDTAPCERLVEEAEGADLLVHEATFTKELKEEAHDRGHSTAEDAATAAARAGVKQLLMVHFSARYKDLRRHLEEARRVFPRSYAAEDLTKVVILK
- a CDS encoding SDR family oxidoreductase; this translates as MDLGLAGKRVLVTASTKGIGLAVAREFLKEGAKVFISSRREENVKRALEELSPLGEVRGTTADLRSKEDRERLVGEARKALGGVDVFVFNSGGPPAKAFEETTLEDWEEAYKLLLESAAHLTKLVLPEMVERGWGRVVYITSVAIKMPLEGLVLSNAVRVGIAGLMKTLVKEYAGKGITFNSVLPGYTLTERVKEVIKKKAEMEGKSYEEALRELSDAIPLKRLAEPEEVARAVVFLASEAASYVNGVSLQVDGGLVPTLF